Within Metabacillus sp. KUDC1714, the genomic segment ACATTCCCAAATCGAACTGCGACAAATCTTGTTGCACTCATTTGATCAAAGTGCTGAATAAGCATTTCAGCCAATCTCTTTGTCGAGCCCATGACACTTGTAGGATTTACGGCTTTATCTGTTGAGATCATCACGAATGTTTCAACACCATGAATACTTGAAGCCTGAGCAATATTTTTTGTACCAATGATATTGTTTTTTACTGCTTCTTCTGGGCTTCGCTCCATAAGTGGAACATGTTTATGTGCTGCTGCATGATACACAACATTCGGCTGATAGATAGTCATTACATTCAACAGTTTGTCATAATCCTGTAAATCAGCAATTTCAGTTATGATATCGATCTTAGTATCCTTGAAAGATTCCTTCATTTCCATTTCAATCGAATAAATACTGTTTTCACCATGTCCTAGCAACACCAGTGTTTTTGGGTTGAATTTTGAGATTTGCCTACAAATTTCTGATCCGATTGAACCACCAGCTCCTGTAACAAGTACAACTTTGTCTGTGACATATTCACAAATACTCGTCATATCAAGCTCGATTGCTTCCCGACCAAGAAGATCTTCAACTTGTACGTCACGAAATTGATTTACTGAGACTTTTCCAGTCATTAGGTCCTCAAGCATTGGAATCATTTGTGTTTTTGCAGTTGTTTTTGCACATTCTTTAAAGATTTGATTGAGCTGCTTTTTACTTAAAGAAGGAATTGCAATAACGATGTTTGCGATATTTAACTTTTTCGTTATCTGTTCAATTTGCTCGACTCCGCCCATAACTGGTATCCCAAGAATATCTAGCTTCTGTTTGTTTACATTATCATCGATAAATGCAACAGGTAGTAATTCACCATCATGATTATTTATTAGCTGTCTTGCTACCATCGTTCCGGCTGATCCTGCTCCTACGATAAGAGTTCGTTCCTTATTTATTGTCTGTTTTAAATACGTATCTCGGTAAATTCTCCAAAAGAAACGTGAGCCGCCGATCAGTAATAAATGTATCATCCACGTAATGGCCAGAATTCTGTAATCAACCTGGTTTTGTACAAGTTGCTGAACAATCCCAGTTAAAATAATAGTGTAAGTTATAACCTTAAATATACTTATCAATTCA encodes:
- a CDS encoding polysaccharide biosynthesis protein, which encodes MSYHSRIWLLILLDSGIVLSTIYFSQKLINPNLQTLTMPMFIISITLLLGHHLFSLIYKLYKKAWEYASIGELISIFKVITYTIILTGIVQQLVQNQVDYRILAITWMIHLLLIGGSRFFWRIYRDTYLKQTINKERTLIVGAGSAGTMVARQLINNHDGELLPVAFIDDNVNKQKLDILGIPVMGGVEQIEQITKKLNIANIVIAIPSLSKKQLNQIFKECAKTTAKTQMIPMLEDLMTGKVSVNQFRDVQVEDLLGREAIELDMTSICEYVTDKVVLVTGAGGSIGSEICRQISKFNPKTLVLLGHGENSIYSIEMEMKESFKDTKIDIITEIADLQDYDKLLNVMTIYQPNVVYHAAAHKHVPLMERSPEEAVKNNIIGTKNIAQASSIHGVETFVMISTDKAVNPTSVMGSTKRLAEMLIQHFDQMSATRFVAVRFGNVLGSRGSVIPLFKRQIQNGGPVTVTHPDMVRYFMTIPEASRLVIQAGALAKGGEIFVLDMGDPVRIVDLAKNLIKLSGNNIDEIGIEFSGIRPGEKLFEELLKKEEVHEEQIYPKIYIGKTSNLYIEEIEYIIKNFKTLERDHLRKTLLDLANERVPYQKKLVSV